Proteins from a genomic interval of Harpia harpyja isolate bHarHar1 chromosome 7, bHarHar1 primary haplotype, whole genome shotgun sequence:
- the WNT4 gene encoding protein Wnt-4, which translates to MSPEYFLRSLLLIILATFSANASNWLYLAKLSSVGSISEEETCEKLKGLIQRQVQMCKRNLEVMDSVRRGAQLAIEECQYQFRNRRWNCSTLDTLPVFGKVVTQGTREAAFVYAISSAGVAFAVTRACSSGELDKCGCDRTVQGGSPQGFQWSGCSDNIAYGVAFSQSFVDVRERSKGASSNRALMNLHNNEAGRKAILNNMRVECKCHGVSGSCEFKTCWKAMPPFRKVGNVLKEKFDGATEVEQSEIGSTKVLVPKNSQFKPHTDEDLVYLDSSPDFCDHDLKNGVLGTSGRQCNKTSKAIDGCELMCCGRGFHTDEVEVVERCSCKFHWCCSVKCKPCHRVVEIHTCR; encoded by the exons ATGAGCCCGGAGTATTTCCTGCGCTCCTTGCTGCTCATCATCCTCGCCACCTTCTCGGCCAACGCCAGCAACTGGCT GTACCTGGCAAAGCTGTCTTCAGTGGGGAGCATCTCCGAGGAGGAGACTTGCGAGAAGCTGAAGGGCTTGATCCAGCGCCAGGTGCAGATGTGCAAGAGGAACCTGGAGGTGATGGACTCGGTGCGGCGTGGAGCCCAGCTGGCCATTGAGGAGTGCCAGTACCAGTTCCGCAACCGCCGCTGGAACTGCTCCACACTGGACACCCTGCCTGTCTTTGGCAAGGTGGTAACGCAAG GGACGCGGGAGGCAGCATTCGTCTATGCCATCTCTTCAGCAGGGGTGGCCTTCGCAGTGACCCGAGCCTGCAGCAGCGGCGAGCTGGACAAGTGTGGATGTGACCGCACGGTGCAGGGGGGCAGCCCACAGG GCTTCCAGTGGTCAGGCTGCTCCGATAACATCGCCTACGGCGTGGCCTTCTCACAGTCCTTCGTCGATGTCCGCGAGAGGAGCAAAGGGGCTTCTTCCAACAGAGCGTTAATGAACCTCCACAACAACGAGGCAGGGAGGAAG GCAATCCTGAACAACATGCGGGTGGAGTGCAAGTGTCACGGCGTGTCAGGCTCCTGCGAGTTCAAGACGTGCTGGAAAGCCATGCCCCCCTTCCGCAAAGTGGGAAACGTCCTGAAGGAGAAATTCGACGGTGCCACAGAGGTCGAGCAGAGCGAGATTGGATCCACGAAAGTGCTGGTACCCAAAAACTCCCAGTTCAAGCCGCACACGGACGAGGACCTCGTCTACCTGGACTCCAGTCCCGACTTCTGTGACCACGACCTCAAGAACGGGGTGCTGGGCACCAGTGGCCGGCAGTGCAACAAGACCTCCAAGGCTATCGATGGCTGCGAGCTGATGTGCTGCGGCCGGGGCTTTCATACGGACGAAGTGGAGGTTGTGGAAAGGTGCAGCTGCAAATTCCACTGGTGCTGCTCCGTCAAGTGCAAACCCTGCCATCGGGTGGTGGAAATCCATACATGCCGGTGA